One window of Schistocerca gregaria isolate iqSchGreg1 unplaced genomic scaffold, iqSchGreg1.2 ptg000182l, whole genome shotgun sequence genomic DNA carries:
- the LOC126304646 gene encoding uncharacterized protein LOC126304646 isoform X1: protein MKNNYTLCILIIPLLLSSFAIADEMQFVNDLKKSLKEGLPNVDFFSEGESYCDSIFFTCNDEKKITAIELKDINSCITLPSSISTLTNLTELRIYNSKIEIFWSDIIGLNNLKIIEVVSDIYNNIIKLDGLNLIRLNISYTNVTQNLNDVPFSKTLKYINLSHNGFYGDIKIFNNLPDLEVLDLSYNKLAIDMPQLYLSTNLSVLDLSSNNLTGNIPDFISNTELKILNLSKNNLSGVVPYFSNSYDLVELDLSSNNLTGNIPGFISNKLKVLNLSKNNLSGNIPYFSNYDLVEFDLSSNNLTGNIPNFVSNKLKVLNLSKNNLSGVVPYFSNSYDLAELDLSSNNLTGNIPNFIINTELKILNLSKNNLSGVVPYFSNSYDLVEFDLSSNNLTGNIPNFISNTELKILNLSKNNLSGNIPDFSNSYDLVELDLSSNNLTGNIPNFVSNKLKVLNLSKNNLSCVVPYFSNSYNLVELDLSSNNLTGNIPNFIINTELKILNLSKNILLGVIPDFSNSYNLAELDLSSNNLTGNVPNFISNTELKILNLSKNNLLGVIPDFSNSYNLAELDLSSNNLTGNIPNFVSNKLKVLNLSKNNLLGVIPDFSKNSNLKILDVSYNNLSGNLPSFTNNKKLSFLYLHNNTGFAYNCPNGSYLINPRWNKELILCDLGTIIASENCELHNVVSYECKATVVTSNAKSIYYINIVQVSILLLLLFS, encoded by the exons ATGAAAAATAACTATACACTTTGCATATTGATAATACCATTATTATTATCAAGTTTTGCAATAGCTGATGAAATGCAGTTTGTTAACGATTTGAAAAAAAGTCTTAAAGAGGGATTACCTAATGTTGACTTTTTTTCGGAAGGAGAAAGTTATTGTGACTCTATATTTTTTACATG caatgatgaaaaaaaaattacagctat TGAATTGAAAGATATTAACTCATGTATAACACTCCCATCTTCAATATCTACTCTGACTAAtttgacagaatt GCGTATCTATAATAGTAAAATTGAAATATTCTGGAGTGATATCATtggtttaaataatttaaaaataat AGAAGTTGTATCGGATATAtataataatattataaaattaGATGGTCTAAATTTGATCCGTCT AAACATTTCTTATACTAATGTAACGCAGAATCTGAATGACGTTCCATTTAGTAAAACCCTAAAGTATAT taATCTATCACATAATGGTTTTTATGGTGATATTAAGATATTTAATAACCTTCCAGATTTAGAAGTGTT AGATCTGTCATATAACAAGTTAGCCATTGATATGCCACAACTTTATCTAAGCACTAACTTATCAGTTTT agATCTTTCATCTAATAATTTGACTGGCAATATTCCAGACTTTATTAGCAATACTGAATTAAAGATTTT aaatctttcaaaaaataatcTATCTGGTGTTGTTCCATATTTTAGTAATAGTTATGATCTAGTAGAATT AGATCTTTCATCTAATAATTTGACTGGTAATATTCCAGGCTTTATTAGTAATAAATTAAAGGTGTT aaatctttcaaaaaataatcTATCTGGTAATATTCCATATTTTAGTAATTATGATCTAGTAGAATT TGATCTTTCATCTAATAATTTGACTGGTAATATTCCAAACTTTGTTAGTAATAAATTAAAGGTGTT aaatctttcaaaaaataatcTATCTGGTGTTGTTCCATATTTTAGTAATAGTTATGATCTAGCAGAATT AGATCTTTCATCTAATAATTTGACTGGTAATATTCCAAACTTTATTATCAACACTGAATTAAAGATTTT aaatctttcaaaaaataatcTATCTGGTGTTGTTCCATATTTTAGTAATAGTTATGATCTAGTAGAATT TGATCTTTCATCTAATAATTTGACTGGTAATATTCCAAACTTTATTAGCAATACTGAATTAAAGATTTT aaatctttcaaaaaataatcTATCTGGTAATATTCCTGATTTTAGTAATAGTTATGATCTAGTAGAATT AGATCTTTCATCTAATAATTTGACTGGTAATATTCCAAACTTTGTTAGTAATAAATTAAAGGTGTT aaatctttcaaaaaataatcTATCGTGTGTTGTTCCATATTTTAGTAATAGTTATAATCTAGTAGAATT AGATCTTTCATCTAATAATTTGACTGGTAATATTCCAAACTTTATTATCAACACTGAATTAAAGATTTT aaatctttcaaaaaatattcTATTGGGTGTTATTCCTGATTTTAGTAATAGTTATAATCTAGCAGAATT AGATCTTTCATCTAATAATTTGACTGGCAATGTTCCAAACTTTATTAGCAATACTGAATTAAAGATTTT aaatctttcaaaaaataatcTATTGGGTGTTATTCCTGATTTTAGTAATAGTTATAATCTAGCAGAATT AGATCTTTCATCTAATAATTTGACTGGTAATATTCCAAACTTTGTTAGTAATAAATTAAAGGTGTT aaatctttcaaaaaataatcTATTGGGTGTTATTCCTGATTTTAGTAAAAATTCTAACCTAAAGATACT agatgTTTCATATAATAATCTATCAGGTAATCTTCCAAGTTTtactaataacaaaaaattgtctttttt ATATCTGCATAACAATACAGGTTTTGCTTACAACTGTCCTAATGGTAGCTATCTGATTAATCCGAGGTGGAATAAAGAACTAATACTTTG TGATTTGGGTACAATCATAGCCTCTGAAAACTGTGAGCTTCATAATGTGGTTTCGTATGAGTGCAAAGCTACTGTTGTTACATCAAATGCAAAGTCTATATACTACATTAACATAGTTCAAGTATCAATTTTACTACTTTTGTTGTTTAGCTAA
- the LOC126304646 gene encoding uncharacterized protein LOC126304646 isoform X19, with translation MKNNYTLCILIIPLLLSSFAIADEMQFVNDLKKSLKEGLPNVDFFSEGESYCDSIFFTCNDEKKITAIELKDINSCITLPSSISTLTNLTELRIYNSKIEIFWSDIIGLNNLKIIEVVSDIYNNIIKLDGLNLIRLNISYTNVTQNLNDVPFSKTLKYINLSHNGFYGDIKIFNNLPDLEVLDLSYNKLAIDMPQLYLSTNLSVLDLSSNNLTGNIPDFISNTELKILNLSKNNLSGVVPYFSNSYDLVELDLSSNNLTGNIPGFISNKLKVLNLSKNNLSGNIPYFSNYDLVEFDLSSNNLTGNIPNFVSNKLKVLNLSKNNLSGVVPYFSNSYDLAELDLSSNNLTGNIPNFIINTELKILNLSKNILLGVIPDFSNSYNLAELDLSSNNLTGNVPNFISNTELKILNLSKNNLLGVIPDFSNSYNLAELDLSSNNLTGNIPNFVSNKLKVLNLSKNNLLGVIPDFSKNSNLKILDVSYNNLSGNLPSFTNNKKLSFLYLHNNTGFAYNCPNGSYLINPRWNKELILCDLGTIIASENCELHNVVSYECKATVVTSNAKSIYYINIVQVSILLLLLFS, from the exons ATGAAAAATAACTATACACTTTGCATATTGATAATACCATTATTATTATCAAGTTTTGCAATAGCTGATGAAATGCAGTTTGTTAACGATTTGAAAAAAAGTCTTAAAGAGGGATTACCTAATGTTGACTTTTTTTCGGAAGGAGAAAGTTATTGTGACTCTATATTTTTTACATG caatgatgaaaaaaaaattacagctat TGAATTGAAAGATATTAACTCATGTATAACACTCCCATCTTCAATATCTACTCTGACTAAtttgacagaatt GCGTATCTATAATAGTAAAATTGAAATATTCTGGAGTGATATCATtggtttaaataatttaaaaataat AGAAGTTGTATCGGATATAtataataatattataaaattaGATGGTCTAAATTTGATCCGTCT AAACATTTCTTATACTAATGTAACGCAGAATCTGAATGACGTTCCATTTAGTAAAACCCTAAAGTATAT taATCTATCACATAATGGTTTTTATGGTGATATTAAGATATTTAATAACCTTCCAGATTTAGAAGTGTT AGATCTGTCATATAACAAGTTAGCCATTGATATGCCACAACTTTATCTAAGCACTAACTTATCAGTTTT agATCTTTCATCTAATAATTTGACTGGCAATATTCCAGACTTTATTAGCAATACTGAATTAAAGATTTT aaatctttcaaaaaataatcTATCTGGTGTTGTTCCATATTTTAGTAATAGTTATGATCTAGTAGAATT AGATCTTTCATCTAATAATTTGACTGGTAATATTCCAGGCTTTATTAGTAATAAATTAAAGGTGTT aaatctttcaaaaaataatcTATCTGGTAATATTCCATATTTTAGTAATTATGATCTAGTAGAATT TGATCTTTCATCTAATAATTTGACTGGTAATATTCCAAACTTTGTTAGTAATAAATTAAAGGTGTT aaatctttcaaaaaataatcTATCTGGTGTTGTTCCATATTTTAGTAATAGTTATGATCTAGCAGAATT AGATCTTTCATCTAATAATTTGACTGGTAATATTCCAAACTTTATTATCAACACTGAATTAAAGATTTT aaatctttcaaaaaatattcTATTGGGTGTTATTCCTGATTTTAGTAATAGTTATAATCTAGCAGAATT AGATCTTTCATCTAATAATTTGACTGGCAATGTTCCAAACTTTATTAGCAATACTGAATTAAAGATTTT aaatctttcaaaaaataatcTATTGGGTGTTATTCCTGATTTTAGTAATAGTTATAATCTAGCAGAATT AGATCTTTCATCTAATAATTTGACTGGTAATATTCCAAACTTTGTTAGTAATAAATTAAAGGTGTT aaatctttcaaaaaataatcTATTGGGTGTTATTCCTGATTTTAGTAAAAATTCTAACCTAAAGATACT agatgTTTCATATAATAATCTATCAGGTAATCTTCCAAGTTTtactaataacaaaaaattgtctttttt ATATCTGCATAACAATACAGGTTTTGCTTACAACTGTCCTAATGGTAGCTATCTGATTAATCCGAGGTGGAATAAAGAACTAATACTTTG TGATTTGGGTACAATCATAGCCTCTGAAAACTGTGAGCTTCATAATGTGGTTTCGTATGAGTGCAAAGCTACTGTTGTTACATCAAATGCAAAGTCTATATACTACATTAACATAGTTCAAGTATCAATTTTACTACTTTTGTTGTTTAGCTAA
- the LOC126304646 gene encoding uncharacterized protein LOC126304646 isoform X14 → MKNNYTLCILIIPLLLSSFAIADEMQFVNDLKKSLKEGLPNVDFFSEGESYCDSIFFTCNDEKKITAIELKDINSCITLPSSISTLTNLTELRIYNSKIEIFWSDIIGLNNLKIIEVVSDIYNNIIKLDGLNLIRLNISYTNVTQNLNDVPFSKTLKYINLSHNGFYGDIKIFNNLPDLEVLDLSYNKLAIDMPQLYLSTNLSVLDLSSNNLTGNIPDFISNTELKILNLSKNNLSGVVPYFSNSYDLVELDLSSNNLTGNIPGFISNKLKVLNLSKNNLSGNIPYFSNYDLVEFDLSSNNLTGNIPNFVSNKLKVLNLSKNNLSGVVPYFSNSYDLAELDLSSNNLTGNIPNFVSNKLKVLNLSKNNLSCVVPYFSNSYNLVELDLSSNNLTGNIPNFIINTELKILNLSKNILLGVIPDFSNSYNLAELDLSSNNLTGNVPNFISNTELKILNLSKNNLLGVIPDFSNSYNLAELDLSSNNLTGNIPNFVSNKLKVLNLSKNNLLGVIPDFSKNSNLKILDVSYNNLSGNLPSFTNNKKLSFLYLHNNTGFAYNCPNGSYLINPRWNKELILCDLGTIIASENCELHNVVSYECKATVVTSNAKSIYYINIVQVSILLLLLFS, encoded by the exons ATGAAAAATAACTATACACTTTGCATATTGATAATACCATTATTATTATCAAGTTTTGCAATAGCTGATGAAATGCAGTTTGTTAACGATTTGAAAAAAAGTCTTAAAGAGGGATTACCTAATGTTGACTTTTTTTCGGAAGGAGAAAGTTATTGTGACTCTATATTTTTTACATG caatgatgaaaaaaaaattacagctat TGAATTGAAAGATATTAACTCATGTATAACACTCCCATCTTCAATATCTACTCTGACTAAtttgacagaatt GCGTATCTATAATAGTAAAATTGAAATATTCTGGAGTGATATCATtggtttaaataatttaaaaataat AGAAGTTGTATCGGATATAtataataatattataaaattaGATGGTCTAAATTTGATCCGTCT AAACATTTCTTATACTAATGTAACGCAGAATCTGAATGACGTTCCATTTAGTAAAACCCTAAAGTATAT taATCTATCACATAATGGTTTTTATGGTGATATTAAGATATTTAATAACCTTCCAGATTTAGAAGTGTT AGATCTGTCATATAACAAGTTAGCCATTGATATGCCACAACTTTATCTAAGCACTAACTTATCAGTTTT agATCTTTCATCTAATAATTTGACTGGCAATATTCCAGACTTTATTAGCAATACTGAATTAAAGATTTT aaatctttcaaaaaataatcTATCTGGTGTTGTTCCATATTTTAGTAATAGTTATGATCTAGTAGAATT AGATCTTTCATCTAATAATTTGACTGGTAATATTCCAGGCTTTATTAGTAATAAATTAAAGGTGTT aaatctttcaaaaaataatcTATCTGGTAATATTCCATATTTTAGTAATTATGATCTAGTAGAATT TGATCTTTCATCTAATAATTTGACTGGTAATATTCCAAACTTTGTTAGTAATAAATTAAAGGTGTT aaatctttcaaaaaataatcTATCTGGTGTTGTTCCATATTTTAGTAATAGTTATGATCTAGCAGAATT AGATCTTTCATCTAATAATTTGACTGGTAATATTCCAAACTTTGTTAGTAATAAATTAAAGGTGTT aaatctttcaaaaaataatcTATCGTGTGTTGTTCCATATTTTAGTAATAGTTATAATCTAGTAGAATT AGATCTTTCATCTAATAATTTGACTGGTAATATTCCAAACTTTATTATCAACACTGAATTAAAGATTTT aaatctttcaaaaaatattcTATTGGGTGTTATTCCTGATTTTAGTAATAGTTATAATCTAGCAGAATT AGATCTTTCATCTAATAATTTGACTGGCAATGTTCCAAACTTTATTAGCAATACTGAATTAAAGATTTT aaatctttcaaaaaataatcTATTGGGTGTTATTCCTGATTTTAGTAATAGTTATAATCTAGCAGAATT AGATCTTTCATCTAATAATTTGACTGGTAATATTCCAAACTTTGTTAGTAATAAATTAAAGGTGTT aaatctttcaaaaaataatcTATTGGGTGTTATTCCTGATTTTAGTAAAAATTCTAACCTAAAGATACT agatgTTTCATATAATAATCTATCAGGTAATCTTCCAAGTTTtactaataacaaaaaattgtctttttt ATATCTGCATAACAATACAGGTTTTGCTTACAACTGTCCTAATGGTAGCTATCTGATTAATCCGAGGTGGAATAAAGAACTAATACTTTG TGATTTGGGTACAATCATAGCCTCTGAAAACTGTGAGCTTCATAATGTGGTTTCGTATGAGTGCAAAGCTACTGTTGTTACATCAAATGCAAAGTCTATATACTACATTAACATAGTTCAAGTATCAATTTTACTACTTTTGTTGTTTAGCTAA
- the LOC126304646 gene encoding uncharacterized protein LOC126304646 isoform X15, giving the protein MKNNYTLCILIIPLLLSSFAIADEMQFVNDLKKSLKEGLPNVDFFSEGESYCDSIFFTCNDEKKITAIELKDINSCITLPSSISTLTNLTELRIYNSKIEIFWSDIIGLNNLKIIEVVSDIYNNIIKLDGLNLIRLNISYTNVTQNLNDVPFSKTLKYINLSHNGFYGDIKIFNNLPDLEVLDLSYNKLAIDMPQLYLSTNLSVLDLSSNNLTGNIPDFISNTELKILNLSKNNLSGVVPYFSNSYDLVELDLSSNNLTGNIPGFISNKLKVLNLSKNNLSGNIPYFSNYDLVEFDLSSNNLTGNIPNFVSNKLKVLNLSKNNLSGVVPYFSNSYDLAELDLSSNNLTGNIPNFIINTELKILNLSKNNLSGVVPYFSNSYDLVEFDLSSNNLTGNIPNFISNTELKILNLSKNNLSGNIPDFSNSYDLVELDLSSNNLTGNIPNFVSNKLKVLNLSKNNLLGVIPDFSNSYNLAELDLSSNNLTGNIPNFVSNKLKVLNLSKNNLLGVIPDFSKNSNLKILDVSYNNLSGNLPSFTNNKKLSFLYLHNNTGFAYNCPNGSYLINPRWNKELILCDLGTIIASENCELHNVVSYECKATVVTSNAKSIYYINIVQVSILLLLLFS; this is encoded by the exons ATGAAAAATAACTATACACTTTGCATATTGATAATACCATTATTATTATCAAGTTTTGCAATAGCTGATGAAATGCAGTTTGTTAACGATTTGAAAAAAAGTCTTAAAGAGGGATTACCTAATGTTGACTTTTTTTCGGAAGGAGAAAGTTATTGTGACTCTATATTTTTTACATG caatgatgaaaaaaaaattacagctat TGAATTGAAAGATATTAACTCATGTATAACACTCCCATCTTCAATATCTACTCTGACTAAtttgacagaatt GCGTATCTATAATAGTAAAATTGAAATATTCTGGAGTGATATCATtggtttaaataatttaaaaataat AGAAGTTGTATCGGATATAtataataatattataaaattaGATGGTCTAAATTTGATCCGTCT AAACATTTCTTATACTAATGTAACGCAGAATCTGAATGACGTTCCATTTAGTAAAACCCTAAAGTATAT taATCTATCACATAATGGTTTTTATGGTGATATTAAGATATTTAATAACCTTCCAGATTTAGAAGTGTT AGATCTGTCATATAACAAGTTAGCCATTGATATGCCACAACTTTATCTAAGCACTAACTTATCAGTTTT agATCTTTCATCTAATAATTTGACTGGCAATATTCCAGACTTTATTAGCAATACTGAATTAAAGATTTT aaatctttcaaaaaataatcTATCTGGTGTTGTTCCATATTTTAGTAATAGTTATGATCTAGTAGAATT AGATCTTTCATCTAATAATTTGACTGGTAATATTCCAGGCTTTATTAGTAATAAATTAAAGGTGTT aaatctttcaaaaaataatcTATCTGGTAATATTCCATATTTTAGTAATTATGATCTAGTAGAATT TGATCTTTCATCTAATAATTTGACTGGTAATATTCCAAACTTTGTTAGTAATAAATTAAAGGTGTT aaatctttcaaaaaataatcTATCTGGTGTTGTTCCATATTTTAGTAATAGTTATGATCTAGCAGAATT AGATCTTTCATCTAATAATTTGACTGGTAATATTCCAAACTTTATTATCAACACTGAATTAAAGATTTT aaatctttcaaaaaataatcTATCTGGTGTTGTTCCATATTTTAGTAATAGTTATGATCTAGTAGAATT TGATCTTTCATCTAATAATTTGACTGGTAATATTCCAAACTTTATTAGCAATACTGAATTAAAGATTTT aaatctttcaaaaaataatcTATCTGGTAATATTCCTGATTTTAGTAATAGTTATGATCTAGTAGAATT AGATCTTTCATCTAATAATTTGACTGGTAATATTCCAAACTTTGTTAGTAATAAATTAAAGGTGTT aaatctttcaaaaaataatcTATTGGGTGTTATTCCTGATTTTAGTAATAGTTATAATCTAGCAGAATT AGATCTTTCATCTAATAATTTGACTGGTAATATTCCAAACTTTGTTAGTAATAAATTAAAGGTGTT aaatctttcaaaaaataatcTATTGGGTGTTATTCCTGATTTTAGTAAAAATTCTAACCTAAAGATACT agatgTTTCATATAATAATCTATCAGGTAATCTTCCAAGTTTtactaataacaaaaaattgtctttttt ATATCTGCATAACAATACAGGTTTTGCTTACAACTGTCCTAATGGTAGCTATCTGATTAATCCGAGGTGGAATAAAGAACTAATACTTTG TGATTTGGGTACAATCATAGCCTCTGAAAACTGTGAGCTTCATAATGTGGTTTCGTATGAGTGCAAAGCTACTGTTGTTACATCAAATGCAAAGTCTATATACTACATTAACATAGTTCAAGTATCAATTTTACTACTTTTGTTGTTTAGCTAA
- the LOC126304646 gene encoding uncharacterized protein LOC126304646 isoform X2, which translates to MKNNYTLCILIIPLLLSSFAIADEMQFVNDLKKSLKEGLPNVDFFSEGESYCDSIFFTCNDEKKITAIELKDINSCITLPSSISTLTNLTELRIYNSKIEIFWSDIIGLNNLKIIEVVSDIYNNIIKLDGLNLIRLNISYTNVTQNLNDVPFSKTLKYINLSHNGFYGDIKIFNNLPDLEVLDLSYNKLAIDMPQLYLSTNLSVLDLSSNNLTGNIPDFISNTELKILNLSKNNLSGVVPYFSNSYDLVELDLSSNNLTGNIPGFISNKLKVLNLSKNNLSGNIPYFSNYDLVEFDLSSNNLTGNIPNFVSNKLKVLNLSKNNLSGVVPYFSNSYDLAELDLSSNNLTGNIPNFIINTELKILNLSKNNLSGVVPYFSNSYDLVEFDLSSNNLTGNIPNFISNTELKILNLSKNNLSGNIPDFSNSYDLVELDLSSNNLTGNIPNFVSNKLKVLNLSKNNLSCVVPYFSNSYNLVELDLSSNNLTGNIPNFIINTELKILNLSKNILLGVIPDFSNSYNLAELDLSSNNLTGNVPNFISNTELKILNLSKNNLLGVIPDFSKNSNLKILDVSYNNLSGNLPSFTNNKKLSFLYLHNNTGFAYNCPNGSYLINPRWNKELILCDLGTIIASENCELHNVVSYECKATVVTSNAKSIYYINIVQVSILLLLLFS; encoded by the exons ATGAAAAATAACTATACACTTTGCATATTGATAATACCATTATTATTATCAAGTTTTGCAATAGCTGATGAAATGCAGTTTGTTAACGATTTGAAAAAAAGTCTTAAAGAGGGATTACCTAATGTTGACTTTTTTTCGGAAGGAGAAAGTTATTGTGACTCTATATTTTTTACATG caatgatgaaaaaaaaattacagctat TGAATTGAAAGATATTAACTCATGTATAACACTCCCATCTTCAATATCTACTCTGACTAAtttgacagaatt GCGTATCTATAATAGTAAAATTGAAATATTCTGGAGTGATATCATtggtttaaataatttaaaaataat AGAAGTTGTATCGGATATAtataataatattataaaattaGATGGTCTAAATTTGATCCGTCT AAACATTTCTTATACTAATGTAACGCAGAATCTGAATGACGTTCCATTTAGTAAAACCCTAAAGTATAT taATCTATCACATAATGGTTTTTATGGTGATATTAAGATATTTAATAACCTTCCAGATTTAGAAGTGTT AGATCTGTCATATAACAAGTTAGCCATTGATATGCCACAACTTTATCTAAGCACTAACTTATCAGTTTT agATCTTTCATCTAATAATTTGACTGGCAATATTCCAGACTTTATTAGCAATACTGAATTAAAGATTTT aaatctttcaaaaaataatcTATCTGGTGTTGTTCCATATTTTAGTAATAGTTATGATCTAGTAGAATT AGATCTTTCATCTAATAATTTGACTGGTAATATTCCAGGCTTTATTAGTAATAAATTAAAGGTGTT aaatctttcaaaaaataatcTATCTGGTAATATTCCATATTTTAGTAATTATGATCTAGTAGAATT TGATCTTTCATCTAATAATTTGACTGGTAATATTCCAAACTTTGTTAGTAATAAATTAAAGGTGTT aaatctttcaaaaaataatcTATCTGGTGTTGTTCCATATTTTAGTAATAGTTATGATCTAGCAGAATT AGATCTTTCATCTAATAATTTGACTGGTAATATTCCAAACTTTATTATCAACACTGAATTAAAGATTTT aaatctttcaaaaaataatcTATCTGGTGTTGTTCCATATTTTAGTAATAGTTATGATCTAGTAGAATT TGATCTTTCATCTAATAATTTGACTGGTAATATTCCAAACTTTATTAGCAATACTGAATTAAAGATTTT aaatctttcaaaaaataatcTATCTGGTAATATTCCTGATTTTAGTAATAGTTATGATCTAGTAGAATT AGATCTTTCATCTAATAATTTGACTGGTAATATTCCAAACTTTGTTAGTAATAAATTAAAGGTGTT aaatctttcaaaaaataatcTATCGTGTGTTGTTCCATATTTTAGTAATAGTTATAATCTAGTAGAATT AGATCTTTCATCTAATAATTTGACTGGTAATATTCCAAACTTTATTATCAACACTGAATTAAAGATTTT aaatctttcaaaaaatattcTATTGGGTGTTATTCCTGATTTTAGTAATAGTTATAATCTAGCAGAATT AGATCTTTCATCTAATAATTTGACTGGCAATGTTCCAAACTTTATTAGCAATACTGAATTAAAGATTTT aaatctttcaaaaaataatcTATTGGGTGTTATTCCTGATTTTAGTAAAAATTCTAACCTAAAGATACT agatgTTTCATATAATAATCTATCAGGTAATCTTCCAAGTTTtactaataacaaaaaattgtctttttt ATATCTGCATAACAATACAGGTTTTGCTTACAACTGTCCTAATGGTAGCTATCTGATTAATCCGAGGTGGAATAAAGAACTAATACTTTG TGATTTGGGTACAATCATAGCCTCTGAAAACTGTGAGCTTCATAATGTGGTTTCGTATGAGTGCAAAGCTACTGTTGTTACATCAAATGCAAAGTCTATATACTACATTAACATAGTTCAAGTATCAATTTTACTACTTTTGTTGTTTAGCTAA